In Neisseria brasiliensis, the following proteins share a genomic window:
- a CDS encoding rod shape-determining protein, whose translation MFRFLSRFLSNDIAIDLGTANTLIYVRDRGIVLDEPSIVAVQTGQANSKAKILAVGTEAKKMQGRAPRNIEIIRPMKDGVIADFNITERMLGLLIKKATGDRMVVPPRVVICVPGGSTQVERKAIRDSAFAAGASSVHLIEEPMAAALGAGLPIEETSGSMIVDIGGGTTEIGILSLGGMAYSDSVRAGGDAFDESIVHYVRRKRGVLIGEATAEELKKKIGSAFDDDDMSALRVKGRDLAEGTPKSIAVTTDEVREALSEPLNQIVRAVRLALEQAPPELAGDIADRGIMLTGGGALLKGIDTLLADATGLPVGIADEPLNCVAYGAGKALDYIGKWDAIFAENP comes from the coding sequence ATGTTTCGTTTTTTATCCCGTTTTCTGTCAAATGATATTGCCATCGACTTAGGTACGGCCAATACGCTGATTTATGTGCGTGACCGCGGTATCGTATTGGATGAGCCGTCGATTGTGGCGGTGCAAACTGGTCAGGCCAACAGTAAAGCCAAAATTTTGGCGGTCGGTACCGAAGCCAAAAAAATGCAGGGTCGTGCGCCGCGAAATATTGAGATTATCCGTCCGATGAAAGACGGTGTGATTGCTGATTTTAATATTACCGAACGGATGCTGGGTTTGCTAATTAAAAAGGCGACCGGCGACCGCATGGTGGTACCACCGCGCGTGGTAATTTGTGTGCCGGGTGGCTCGACTCAGGTAGAGCGCAAAGCGATTCGTGATTCTGCATTTGCAGCAGGTGCATCCAGCGTGCATTTGATTGAAGAACCAATGGCTGCGGCTTTGGGCGCAGGTTTGCCGATTGAAGAAACCTCTGGTTCGATGATTGTCGATATTGGCGGTGGTACGACTGAAATCGGCATTTTGTCACTTGGGGGCATGGCTTATTCGGATTCGGTACGCGCCGGCGGAGATGCATTTGATGAAAGCATTGTTCATTATGTGCGCCGTAAACGCGGTGTCTTGATTGGAGAGGCGACCGCGGAAGAATTGAAAAAGAAAATCGGCTCGGCATTTGATGACGATGATATGAGTGCTTTGCGTGTGAAGGGGCGAGATTTGGCAGAAGGTACGCCGAAATCGATTGCGGTTACCACAGATGAAGTTCGAGAAGCATTGAGCGAACCATTAAATCAAATTGTCCGTGCAGTGCGTTTGGCGCTGGAGCAGGCACCACCGGAATTGGCGGGCGATATTGCCGATCGCGGCATTATGTTGACCGGTGGCGGTGCGTTACTCAAAGGCATCGACACTTTATTGGCCGATGCCACCGGGTTGCCGGTCGGTATTGCCGATGAGCCTTTGAATTGTGTGGCTTATGGTGCAGGTAAGGCTTTGGACTATATCGGCAAGTGGGATGCCATTTTTGCTGAAAATCCTTAA
- the gatB gene encoding Asp-tRNA(Asn)/Glu-tRNA(Gln) amidotransferase subunit GatB, translating to MTWETVIGLEIHVQLNTKSKIFSGASTSFGAEPNAHASVVECALPGVLPVMNREAVAKAIKLGLALDAKINQKNVFDRKNYFYPDLPKGYQISQLDLPIVEHGKLEIVVGDEVKTINVTRAHMEEDAGKSVHEGLNGATGIDLNRAGTPLLEVVSGPEMRSAAEAVAYAKALHSLVTWLDICDGNMAEGSFRVDANVSVRPKGQAEFGTRREIKNLNSFRFLEAAINYEVGAQIEIIEDGGKVQQATMLFDPEKGETRVMRLKEDAHDYRYFPDPDLLPIIISDDQLQKAKEDMPELPSEMAARFVAEYGVSEYDARLLTASRNQAAYFESAASDKAQGKLVANWMNGELAATLNKAGLELADSPISATRLASLVAKISDGTLSSKLAKKAFEAMWAEPEATIEQIIEKHGLVQITDTGAIEAMVDEVLANNAKAIEQFKSGNEKALNAIVGQVMKASKGKANPAQVQDLIKAKLA from the coding sequence ATGACTTGGGAAACCGTAATCGGACTGGAAATCCACGTCCAATTAAACACAAAATCGAAAATTTTCAGCGGCGCGTCCACTTCTTTCGGCGCCGAGCCGAATGCCCACGCTAGTGTGGTGGAATGTGCGTTGCCGGGTGTATTGCCGGTGATGAACCGTGAAGCCGTGGCCAAAGCGATTAAGCTGGGCTTGGCCTTGGATGCGAAAATCAATCAGAAAAATGTGTTCGACCGCAAAAACTATTTCTACCCTGATTTGCCGAAAGGTTATCAAATCAGCCAACTGGATTTGCCGATTGTGGAACACGGCAAATTGGAAATCGTGGTCGGCGATGAAGTGAAAACCATCAACGTCACCCGCGCGCACATGGAAGAAGATGCGGGCAAGTCGGTGCACGAGGGCTTGAACGGCGCCACCGGTATCGACTTAAACCGCGCCGGCACACCTTTGTTGGAAGTGGTTTCCGGGCCGGAAATGCGTTCGGCTGCCGAAGCCGTGGCCTATGCCAAAGCCTTGCATAGCTTAGTGACTTGGCTGGATATTTGCGATGGCAATATGGCGGAAGGCTCGTTCCGTGTCGATGCCAACGTATCTGTGCGCCCGAAAGGCCAAGCCGAGTTCGGTACGCGCCGTGAAATTAAAAACCTGAATTCATTCCGCTTTTTGGAAGCTGCTATTAATTACGAAGTGGGAGCGCAAATCGAAATCATCGAAGACGGGGGCAAGGTTCAGCAAGCAACCATGCTGTTTGATCCGGAAAAAGGCGAAACCCGCGTGATGCGTTTGAAAGAAGATGCCCACGACTACCGCTACTTCCCTGATCCTGATTTGTTACCAATCATCATTTCAGACGACCAATTGCAAAAAGCCAAAGAAGACATGCCGGAATTGCCGTCTGAAATGGCCGCGCGTTTTGTGGCGGAATACGGTGTGAGTGAATATGATGCCCGTTTGCTGACTGCTTCGCGCAACCAAGCTGCTTATTTTGAATCAGCGGCAAGCGATAAAGCACAAGGCAAGTTGGTCGCCAACTGGATGAACGGCGAATTAGCCGCTACGTTAAACAAGGCAGGCTTGGAATTGGCCGACAGCCCAATCAGCGCAACGCGCTTGGCCAGCTTAGTGGCGAAAATTTCAGACGGCACTTTAAGCAGCAAATTAGCGAAAAAAGCCTTTGAAGCAATGTGGGCGGAGCCGGAAGCAACAATCGAACAAATCATTGAAAAACACGGTTTGGTGCAAATCACCGATACCGGCGCAATTGAAGCGATGGTGGATGAAGTGTTGGCCAACAATGCTAAAGCGATTGAGCAATTCAAATCCGGCAACGAAAAAGCGTTAAATGCCATCGTCGGCCAAGTGATGAAAGCCAGCAAAGGTAAAGCCAATCCGGCGCAAGTTCAGGATTTGATTAAAGCCAAACTGGCTTGA
- a CDS encoding VirK/YbjX family protein — MKKFAFPTFRDVYNFAPKYKLQHLKFTLRCLFSRNNIKAFETFVNTCESYLNFFRNRSQDAYPLIHAYMDKRFNGKQRLSVMTNDLKAARSLFGQRAFAQIAHADSSTNSIVLSQLTDELSLCLHRNDNCVDEGWWAVSLRDTANQRLYAATFAFINHRLVVGSVQGPAGEHAKDLVKKLTKQLHGLRPQNLVVTALQYLAACLSLENIAGISQADQVKLRWRLKKRVQMDYDVFWQNVDAKLHDDGYWHLPAIPTRKELTEIESKKRSMYRKRYEILDKLFADTATCLQTN, encoded by the coding sequence ATGAAGAAGTTTGCTTTTCCTACCTTCCGTGATGTTTATAATTTTGCGCCTAAATACAAGCTCCAGCATTTAAAATTTACGCTGCGCTGCCTGTTTTCCCGCAACAACATCAAAGCATTTGAAACGTTTGTAAACACTTGCGAAAGCTATCTAAATTTTTTCAGAAACCGTTCCCAAGATGCCTATCCACTGATTCATGCGTATATGGACAAACGTTTCAATGGCAAACAGCGGCTGTCTGTCATGACAAACGATTTAAAAGCAGCACGTTCATTATTTGGCCAACGGGCTTTTGCGCAGATTGCACATGCAGACTCATCCACAAATTCGATTGTGTTATCACAATTAACCGATGAGTTGAGTTTATGCCTTCATCGCAACGACAATTGTGTTGATGAAGGCTGGTGGGCGGTATCATTGCGTGATACTGCAAATCAACGCCTTTACGCCGCTACTTTTGCCTTTATCAATCATCGCTTAGTGGTTGGCTCTGTACAAGGCCCTGCCGGAGAACATGCAAAAGACTTGGTCAAAAAGCTGACAAAACAGCTTCATGGTTTGCGTCCGCAAAATTTAGTCGTTACCGCACTGCAATACTTAGCCGCTTGCTTGTCGCTGGAAAACATTGCCGGAATTTCGCAGGCTGATCAGGTTAAGCTGCGCTGGCGCTTAAAGAAACGGGTGCAAATGGATTATGATGTATTTTGGCAAAACGTCGATGCCAAACTGCATGATGATGGCTATTGGCACTTACCTGCTATACCCACGCGTAAAGAATTAACGGAAATCGAAAGCAAAAAACGATCAATGTATCGAAAACGTTATGAAATTTTGGATAAATTGTTTGCTGATACTGCAACATGCCTGCAAACCAATTAA
- the gatA gene encoding Asp-tRNA(Asn)/Glu-tRNA(Gln) amidotransferase subunit GatA, translating to MPQYTLKQASELLQAKQISAVELAQEYLVAIDAKNPAINGYITLDKDLTLAEAKAADARISAGNATALTGVPIAYKDIFVQQGWRSACSSKMLDSFVSPYTATVVQNLLDEGMVTLGRANMDEFAMGSTNETSFYGATQNPWNTAHAPGGSSGGSAAVVAACLAPAALGSDTGGSIRQPASHCGITGIKPTYGVVSRFGMVAYASSFDQAGPMAQTAEDCALLLNAMASFDERDSTSLEREKEDYTRDLNQPLKGLKVGLPKEYFGEGNSADVQTALQNAIDLLKAQGAEMVEVSLPQTELSIPAYYVLTSAEASTNLSRYDGVRYGHRAAQFGDLEEMYGNTRAEGFGSEVKRRIMIGTYVLSHGYYDAYYLKAQKLRRLVANDFQTAFAQCDIILAPTAPTAAPKLGANATPVETYLSDIYTIAVNLAGLPGLTLPAGFSSDGLPIGVQLIGNYFTEAKILGVANQMQQNSDWHTQKPL from the coding sequence ATGCCTCAATATACCTTAAAACAAGCCAGCGAATTGCTGCAAGCCAAGCAAATTTCCGCCGTCGAACTCGCGCAAGAATATCTTGTCGCCATAGATGCCAAAAATCCGGCCATCAACGGCTACATTACCTTAGATAAAGACTTGACCTTGGCCGAAGCCAAAGCCGCCGATGCCCGTATCTCTGCAGGCAATGCCACCGCGCTCACCGGTGTGCCGATTGCGTATAAAGATATTTTTGTACAACAAGGCTGGCGTTCTGCCTGCTCGTCGAAAATGCTCGACAGCTTTGTTTCACCTTACACCGCTACCGTGGTGCAAAACCTGCTTGATGAAGGCATGGTCACTTTAGGCCGCGCCAATATGGACGAATTTGCCATGGGCTCGACCAATGAAACTTCATTCTACGGCGCCACGCAAAATCCTTGGAATACCGCACACGCACCGGGTGGCTCATCAGGTGGTTCGGCCGCAGTAGTTGCCGCGTGTTTAGCCCCTGCCGCGCTCGGTTCCGATACCGGCGGTTCTATCCGCCAACCTGCCTCACATTGCGGCATCACCGGCATCAAACCAACTTATGGCGTGGTTTCCCGCTTCGGCATGGTGGCTTATGCATCGAGCTTCGACCAAGCCGGCCCGATGGCGCAAACCGCCGAAGACTGCGCCTTGCTGCTCAACGCCATGGCCAGCTTTGACGAGCGCGACTCCACCAGCTTGGAACGTGAAAAAGAAGATTACACCCGCGATTTGAACCAGCCGTTAAAAGGCTTGAAAGTCGGCTTACCAAAAGAATATTTCGGCGAAGGCAATAGCGCCGATGTTCAGACGGCCTTACAAAATGCTATTGATTTATTGAAGGCTCAAGGCGCAGAAATGGTAGAAGTCAGCCTGCCGCAAACCGAGCTTTCCATCCCAGCTTATTATGTATTGACTTCCGCCGAAGCCAGCACCAACCTGTCGCGCTACGACGGCGTACGCTACGGCCACCGCGCCGCTCAATTTGGCGATTTGGAAGAAATGTACGGCAACACCCGCGCCGAAGGTTTCGGCAGCGAAGTGAAACGCCGCATCATGATCGGTACTTACGTATTGAGTCACGGCTACTACGATGCCTACTACCTGAAAGCCCAAAAACTGCGCCGCTTGGTCGCCAATGATTTTCAGACGGCCTTTGCCCAATGCGACATCATTCTCGCGCCAACTGCCCCGACCGCTGCGCCCAAACTTGGTGCCAACGCCACACCGGTGGAAACCTACTTGAGCGACATCTACACCATCGCCGTAAACCTCGCCGGTTTGCCTGGTTTAACGTTGCCTGCCGGTTTCAGTTCAGACGGCCTGCCGATTGGTGTGCAATTGATTGGTAACTACTTTACCGAAGCGAAGATCTTGGGTGTGGCGAACCAAATGCAGCAAAATAGTGATTGGCATACCCAAAAACCATTGTAA
- the glnD gene encoding [protein-PII] uridylyltransferase encodes MLADIQTMRECFLTEKQQAIDAFLRKNQPMTFFAQYGAAVDKLLQQLWQHFMADSGMSLLATGGYGRNELYPYSDIDLAIVSPEDISDSHKEQITQFVQTLWDMKLMPSVKSGSMGQLCESIEDEITGDTAFLEARFLCGDQDLAQRTITCMNKQRDVSTFIEAKLLEMKQRHTKSQGSGAVLEPNIKTCAGGLRDIHTMLWLAKAQGLNTRPSSLIREGILTRLEACMLTQGYKQLSTIRIHLHLCAKRAEDRLIFDLQAQVAENMGWVNESYRQKTEQLMHNFYRAVKSINQLNGILIPMLQGRVYSDPMRVTLRIDDDYVQVNNQIAARDKSIFAKQPTNIFKIIQIWQNHNDINAIEPQTLRAWWAATRKMNRQFYQNPTNRHYFVGFFRNGNGLTHVLRFLNLYGVLGHYLPAWEKIVGLMQHDLFHVYPVDDHILAVVHNMRRLALDNHSHEHPFASALMQSYDRKDILYLAAFFHDIAKGRGGDHSIQGIEDAKQFSDDHFLTQEEGELLAWLVEHHLLMSTVAQKEDIQDPEIIRTFCEQVQTYERLCALYLLTVADIRGTNPKLWNTWRSSLLESLFHASSRYLAGDSYSTTMLLSRRQQKATALLTRTGAPEKQQQKLWKVLGSTYFIRHQTREVLWHTANLVHDFETPLIRSRILPKSDSFQVMIFMPNGPRLFPRLCRIFSRHGFDILAARVFITEHNYILDTFIVQIPSQHDPDYYPNIQSALEAELNSFIHGYTVLENQNYDYRLSRRSLYMAIPPRVTITQEEDYPGWFTVEVVAVNRAYLLADMADVFFNHNVSLRYAKITTLDERIEDSFTVYCEDLDNPKKQFALKQALLEQLTI; translated from the coding sequence ATGCTTGCCGATATCCAAACCATGCGCGAATGTTTTTTGACGGAGAAACAACAGGCCATCGACGCTTTTTTGCGCAAAAACCAGCCCATGACTTTTTTTGCCCAATATGGCGCTGCCGTTGATAAACTCTTACAACAGCTTTGGCAACATTTCATGGCCGACAGCGGCATGAGTCTGCTGGCAACCGGCGGCTATGGCCGCAATGAGCTTTATCCCTATTCCGATATTGATTTGGCGATTGTATCGCCGGAAGACATTTCAGACAGCCATAAAGAACAAATTACCCAATTTGTGCAGACATTGTGGGACATGAAGCTTATGCCCTCGGTTAAAAGCGGCAGCATGGGTCAATTGTGCGAAAGCATTGAAGATGAAATCACCGGCGACACCGCTTTTTTGGAAGCGCGTTTTTTATGTGGTGACCAAGATTTGGCACAGCGTACCATCACCTGCATGAACAAGCAGCGTGATGTATCCACTTTTATTGAAGCCAAGCTGCTGGAAATGAAGCAGCGCCACACCAAATCACAAGGTTCGGGCGCAGTATTGGAACCCAATATCAAAACCTGCGCCGGCGGCTTGCGTGATATTCATACCATGCTTTGGCTTGCCAAGGCTCAAGGGCTTAACACGCGCCCTTCTTCTCTGATTCGCGAAGGCATTCTGACCCGCTTGGAAGCCTGTATGTTAACGCAGGGCTACAAGCAACTTTCTACCATCCGCATCCATTTGCACTTATGCGCCAAACGCGCAGAAGACCGCCTGATTTTCGACTTGCAAGCACAAGTGGCTGAAAACATGGGCTGGGTCAACGAGAGCTACCGCCAAAAAACCGAACAATTAATGCACAATTTCTACCGCGCGGTAAAAAGCATTAACCAGCTCAACGGCATTTTGATTCCTATGCTGCAAGGCCGTGTTTATTCCGACCCCATGCGGGTGACGTTGCGCATCGATGATGATTATGTGCAAGTGAACAACCAAATTGCCGCCCGCGACAAGTCTATTTTTGCCAAACAGCCGACCAACATTTTCAAAATTATCCAAATCTGGCAAAACCACAACGACATCAATGCCATCGAACCGCAAACCTTGCGGGCATGGTGGGCGGCAACGCGCAAAATGAACCGCCAGTTTTACCAAAATCCGACCAACCGCCATTATTTTGTCGGCTTTTTCCGCAATGGCAACGGCCTGACCCATGTTTTGCGTTTCTTAAATCTATACGGCGTGCTCGGCCATTATCTGCCAGCATGGGAAAAAATCGTCGGCTTAATGCAGCATGACTTATTCCACGTTTATCCGGTGGACGATCATATCTTAGCCGTGGTGCACAATATGCGACGTTTGGCTTTAGATAACCACAGTCACGAGCATCCTTTTGCCTCTGCACTGATGCAATCTTACGACAGAAAAGACATTCTCTATTTGGCCGCTTTCTTCCATGATATTGCCAAAGGGCGCGGCGGCGACCACTCAATTCAAGGCATTGAAGATGCCAAACAATTTTCAGACGACCATTTTCTTACCCAAGAAGAAGGTGAATTACTCGCATGGTTGGTCGAGCATCATTTATTGATGTCCACCGTTGCACAAAAAGAAGACATTCAAGATCCTGAAATCATCCGAACGTTTTGCGAGCAAGTACAAACTTATGAACGCTTGTGCGCGCTGTATCTACTCACCGTCGCCGATATCCGCGGTACCAACCCCAAGCTCTGGAACACATGGCGCAGCAGCTTATTAGAAAGCCTGTTCCACGCCAGCAGCCGCTATTTGGCCGGTGACAGCTATTCGACTACCATGCTGCTGAGCCGTCGCCAACAAAAAGCCACCGCATTGCTTACCCGCACCGGCGCACCGGAAAAGCAACAGCAAAAACTGTGGAAAGTATTGGGTTCGACTTATTTTATCCGCCACCAAACACGCGAAGTATTGTGGCACACCGCCAATTTGGTACACGATTTTGAAACACCGCTAATCCGCAGCCGCATTTTGCCGAAAAGCGATTCATTCCAAGTGATGATTTTCATGCCCAACGGCCCACGGCTTTTCCCACGCTTATGCCGCATTTTCAGCCGTCACGGCTTTGACATTTTGGCCGCACGCGTGTTCATCACCGAACACAATTACATTCTCGACACCTTTATTGTGCAAATTCCGTCGCAACACGACCCAGATTATTACCCGAATATCCAAAGCGCATTAGAAGCGGAATTAAACAGCTTTATCCACGGCTATACGGTTTTGGAAAACCAAAACTACGATTACCGCTTAAGCCGCCGCAGCCTGTATATGGCTATTCCGCCACGCGTCACCATCACACAGGAAGAAGATTATCCGGGCTGGTTTACCGTGGAAGTGGTGGCCGTCAACCGCGCTTACTTGTTGGCCGATATGGCCGATGTGTTCTTCAACCACAACGTCAGCCTGCGCTACGCCAAAATCACCACCTTGGATGAGCGCATTGAAGACAGCTTCACCGTGTATTGTGAAGACTTGGATAACCCGAAAAAACAATTTGCACTCAAGCAAGCCTTATTAGAACAATTAACGATTTAA
- a CDS encoding FAD-binding oxidoreductase produces MSHTITLGEETRFHVSSHETVLSAATRQNLNLPHSCKNSICGQCKADLISGEMTMSEHSAKALSAQEKAQGKILLCCTTPQSDLSIHIDGYDPHAQKVKTLPARIEHIRIQHNVAILRLGLPKTSAFSFSAGQYIDLLLPGNIVRSYSIANSPDQNGFIELHIRRRNDGVCSNMIFKQPPVLKEKGIVRIKGPLGTFGLQKESNKPIIFLATGTGFAPVRSMLAELIRQQSNRAVHLYWGAREIQDLYALSEAQDYLGRLNHSRFTPVLSAPTPDWQGDCGHVQDITARDYPGLSAYEVYACGAPAMIEHAFSLFTTECSLPKDAFYSDAFTQAA; encoded by the coding sequence ATGAGCCACACTATTACCCTTGGTGAAGAAACCCGTTTCCATGTTTCTTCCCATGAAACCGTCTTAAGCGCCGCCACGCGCCAAAATCTCAATCTACCGCACTCCTGCAAAAACAGCATTTGCGGCCAATGCAAAGCCGATTTGATCAGCGGCGAAATGACCATGAGTGAGCATTCAGCAAAAGCCTTATCGGCTCAAGAAAAAGCACAGGGAAAAATTTTGCTTTGTTGCACCACGCCTCAAAGCGATCTCAGCATTCATATCGATGGCTACGACCCCCACGCGCAAAAGGTCAAAACCTTACCCGCCCGCATTGAACACATCCGCATTCAGCATAATGTCGCTATCTTGCGCTTGGGTCTGCCCAAAACGTCTGCTTTTTCGTTTTCGGCCGGACAATACATTGATTTGCTGCTTCCCGGCAATATTGTCCGCAGCTACTCCATTGCCAATTCACCCGACCAAAACGGTTTTATCGAGCTACATATCCGCCGCCGTAACGATGGCGTGTGCAGCAATATGATTTTCAAGCAACCACCTGTCTTAAAGGAAAAAGGCATCGTGCGCATCAAAGGTCCGCTGGGCACATTTGGCCTACAAAAAGAAAGCAACAAACCGATTATTTTCTTAGCCACCGGCACCGGCTTTGCGCCGGTACGCAGCATGTTGGCCGAACTTATCCGCCAGCAAAGCAATCGCGCCGTGCATTTATATTGGGGTGCGCGAGAAATACAAGATTTGTATGCCTTAAGCGAAGCACAAGACTATTTAGGCCGTCTGAACCATTCGCGTTTTACGCCAGTATTGAGTGCGCCAACACCTGATTGGCAAGGTGATTGCGGCCATGTGCAAGATATTACTGCACGCGATTATCCAGGTTTAAGCGCATACGAAGTCTATGCCTGCGGCGCACCGGCCATGATTGAGCATGCCTTTTCTTTATTCACTACCGAATGCAGCTTACCTAAAGATGCATTTTATTCGGATGCTTTCACGCAGGCCGCCTGA
- a CDS encoding helix-turn-helix domain-containing protein gives MSNKLTPPTELPDENDLRAVLAYNMRLFRVNKGWSQEELARQCGLDRTYVSAVERKRWNIALSNIEKMAAALGVSAYQLLLPPQQLLNLMSHAPQ, from the coding sequence ATGAGCAACAAACTCACACCACCCACCGAATTGCCCGATGAAAACGACTTACGCGCCGTACTTGCTTATAACATGCGGCTGTTTCGCGTCAATAAAGGCTGGTCGCAAGAAGAGCTTGCCCGCCAATGCGGCCTTGATCGGACTTACGTTTCGGCAGTAGAGCGCAAACGTTGGAATATTGCCCTTTCTAATATTGAAAAAATGGCTGCAGCTTTGGGCGTATCCGCCTATCAACTGCTGTTGCCACCGCAACAATTATTGAATTTGATGTCTCATGCCCCTCAATAG
- the gatC gene encoding Asp-tRNA(Asn)/Glu-tRNA(Gln) amidotransferase subunit GatC, with amino-acid sequence MALTLNDVEKIAKLSRLRLTNEEQTQTLKELNDIFAMVEKMQNVDTDGVDPMAHPHEVALRLRDDRVTESDHAAEYQAVAPEVRNRLYIVPQVIEE; translated from the coding sequence ATGGCTTTAACCTTAAACGATGTGGAAAAAATTGCCAAGCTTTCCCGTCTGCGTTTAACCAACGAAGAACAAACGCAAACCTTAAAGGAATTAAACGACATTTTCGCCATGGTTGAAAAAATGCAAAACGTGGATACCGATGGTGTTGATCCAATGGCACACCCGCATGAAGTCGCGCTGCGCCTACGTGATGATCGCGTTACCGAAAGCGACCACGCTGCCGAATACCAAGCTGTTGCGCCTGAAGTGCGTAATCGTTTATACATCGTACCGCAAGTCATCGAAGAATAA
- a CDS encoding homoserine dehydrogenase: MKPVNIGLLGLGTVGGGTATVLQENAAEISRRLGRNVNISAVCDRSAEKAAEIAPNAAFVQDPFELVRRDDVDVVVELFGGTGIAKDAVLKALENGKHVVTANKKLLAEYGNEIFPLAESKNVMVQFEAAVAGGIPIIKALREGLAANNIKSIAGIINGTSNFILSEMREKGSAFTDVLKEAQALGYAEADPTFDIEGHDAGHKITIMSALAFGTPVDFSGCYLEGISKLDSRDIKYAEELGYRIKLLGITRKTDKGIELRVHPTLIPESRLLANVNGVMNAVRVNADMVGETLYYGAGAGALPTASAVVADIIDICRMIGADAANRVPHLAFQPEGVKAQTILPMDEITSSYYLRVQAKDEPGTLGKIANLLAEQGVSIEALIQKGVINKTTAEIVILTHSTVEKNIKLAIAAIEQLDCVETPITMIRMESLYG; encoded by the coding sequence ATGAAGCCAGTGAATATCGGTCTTTTAGGTTTAGGTACGGTAGGCGGCGGCACCGCAACCGTTTTGCAGGAAAACGCCGCGGAAATCAGCCGCCGTTTGGGTCGCAACGTGAACATTTCAGCCGTGTGCGACAGAAGCGCCGAAAAAGCAGCCGAAATTGCGCCGAATGCGGCTTTTGTGCAAGATCCTTTTGAGTTGGTACGACGTGATGACGTGGATGTGGTCGTTGAATTGTTCGGCGGCACCGGCATTGCTAAAGATGCCGTTTTGAAAGCGCTTGAAAACGGCAAACATGTTGTTACCGCCAATAAGAAACTGCTGGCCGAATACGGCAACGAAATTTTCCCGTTGGCCGAATCAAAAAACGTGATGGTGCAATTTGAAGCAGCCGTAGCCGGCGGCATTCCGATTATCAAAGCCCTGCGCGAAGGCTTAGCCGCCAACAACATCAAATCCATCGCCGGTATCATCAACGGCACCAGCAACTTCATCTTGAGCGAAATGCGCGAAAAAGGCAGCGCGTTTACCGATGTATTGAAAGAAGCGCAAGCCTTGGGTTACGCCGAAGCCGACCCGACTTTCGACATCGAAGGCCACGATGCCGGCCACAAAATCACCATCATGAGCGCATTGGCGTTCGGCACACCGGTTGATTTCAGCGGCTGCTATTTGGAAGGTATCAGCAAACTCGATAGCCGCGACATCAAATACGCGGAAGAATTGGGATACCGCATCAAATTATTGGGCATCACCCGCAAAACCGACAAAGGCATCGAATTGCGCGTGCACCCAACCCTGATTCCGGAAAGCCGTCTATTGGCCAACGTGAATGGCGTGATGAATGCCGTGCGCGTGAATGCCGATATGGTGGGCGAAACCTTATATTACGGCGCAGGTGCCGGCGCATTGCCGACTGCCAGCGCTGTGGTTGCCGACATTATCGACATCTGCCGTATGATTGGTGCCGATGCGGCGAATCGCGTACCGCATTTGGCCTTCCAACCTGAAGGCGTAAAAGCACAAACCATTCTGCCGATGGACGAAATCACCAGCAGCTACTATCTGCGCGTGCAAGCCAAAGACGAACCGGGCACATTGGGTAAAATTGCCAACCTATTGGCCGAACAAGGCGTGTCTATCGAAGCTTTGATTCAAAAAGGCGTGATTAACAAAACCACTGCTGAAATCGTGATTCTGACCCACAGCACAGTTGAGAAAAACATCAAATTAGCCATTGCCGCCATCGAGCAATTGGATTGCGTGGAAACACCGATTACCATGATCCGTATGGAAAGTCTGTATGGCTGA
- a CDS encoding Mth938-like domain-containing protein, which produces MLIEENTAKAPTAITAYRHGVIEAGGKMWTQPIVLKSDTITLMADKRPSELHLSDFFQTASEENLPEVTIVGTGAKQEFIHPKIIAEAASRGVGLECMNTASACRTLVLLQGEGRSVWAWLWP; this is translated from the coding sequence ATGCTGATTGAAGAAAACACCGCAAAAGCACCCACTGCCATCACCGCATACCGACACGGTGTGATTGAAGCAGGCGGAAAGATGTGGACACAACCAATTGTTTTAAAATCAGATACCATTACCTTAATGGCAGACAAAAGGCCGTCTGAATTACACCTCAGCGATTTCTTTCAGACGGCCTCAGAAGAAAACTTACCGGAAGTGACTATTGTCGGCACCGGCGCAAAACAAGAATTTATCCATCCGAAAATTATCGCTGAAGCAGCATCGCGTGGTGTCGGATTAGAGTGTATGAATACCGCCTCGGCTTGCCGCACGCTGGTGTTGTTGCAAGGCGAAGGCCGCAGCGTGTGGGCGTGGTTGTGGCCGTGA